In Synechococcus sp. PCC 6312, one genomic interval encodes:
- a CDS encoding aminotransferase class IV — protein sequence MGMLINLDGEISTNATISVLDRGFLYGDSVYEVVRTFQGKPFGLVEHLARLKQSAAYLYLSLPWLDEYIIQEVNRTLAAAGPGEYYIRIVVTRGADPRIGLLPQAETKPRLLIALQPIAPEPQLSSTGLRVTVPPRQRVSLKALDPAAKTGNYLNNILALLEAQANGADDAILLNPEGAITEATTSNLWIVRKGMVETPTKESGILHGITRQFLLDILCEKDIPHQERELFPVDLVTADEAFLSSSVRLLMPIAQVDDYPFPECPGPVTKLLWTALIAKMAQTTAS from the coding sequence ATGGGTATGTTGATCAATCTGGATGGTGAAATTTCGACTAATGCCACTATTTCAGTCTTAGACCGAGGTTTTTTGTATGGGGATAGTGTGTATGAGGTTGTCCGGACGTTTCAAGGGAAACCTTTTGGCCTGGTTGAACATTTAGCCCGCTTAAAACAGTCGGCGGCTTATTTGTACCTCAGCTTACCTTGGTTGGATGAATATATTATTCAAGAAGTTAATCGGACTTTGGCAGCAGCGGGGCCTGGGGAATACTACATTCGGATTGTCGTCACCCGTGGCGCGGATCCTCGCATTGGCCTACTGCCCCAAGCAGAAACTAAACCCAGATTACTCATTGCCCTACAACCTATTGCCCCGGAACCCCAATTGTCTTCAACGGGTCTGAGGGTGACGGTTCCGCCTCGCCAACGGGTTTCGCTTAAGGCCCTAGATCCAGCTGCAAAAACGGGTAATTACCTGAATAATATTTTGGCCCTCCTAGAAGCCCAGGCCAACGGGGCCGATGATGCCATTTTGCTTAACCCAGAGGGCGCGATTACGGAAGCGACAACGAGTAATTTATGGATTGTTCGCAAAGGAATGGTGGAAACACCAACCAAGGAATCGGGAATTCTGCACGGGATTACGCGGCAGTTTTTATTAGATATTCTTTGCGAAAAAGACATTCCCCATCAGGAGCGAGAGCTATTTCCGGTAGATTTAGTCACCGCCGATGAGGCATTTCTAAGTTCTTCAGTGCGGCTATTGATGCCCATTGCCCAAGTGGATGATTATCCTTTCCCAGAATGTCCAGGCCCGGTAACGAAATTACTTTGGACAGCTTTGATTGCCAAAATGGCCCAGACCACCGCCAGTTAA